The following are from one region of the Alicyclobacillus fastidiosus genome:
- a CDS encoding YolD-like family protein, which yields MKIDEGNVFEMMRLVLPEHRGAMSRYHNTKDRRTKPTLSQHEWEEMSYVISDAIDSASFVRLTLFGPIENEVCEGVPAMYAGELHLITDGGRRRIPVERLISVTGNDLHNW from the coding sequence ATGAAGATCGACGAAGGGAACGTGTTTGAAATGATGCGATTGGTGTTACCTGAGCATCGAGGCGCCATGAGCCGCTATCATAACACTAAGGATCGTCGGACCAAGCCGACGTTATCCCAGCATGAGTGGGAAGAGATGTCCTATGTGATCAGCGACGCTATTGATTCAGCCTCATTCGTGCGCTTGACGCTGTTTGGGCCGATCGAGAACGAGGTGTGTGAGGGCGTGCCTGCGATGTATGCGGGTGAGTTGCATCTGATTACTGACGGAGGCCGCCGACGCATACCAGTGGAACGGCTTATCTCAGTAACAGGTAATGATCTGCATAATTGGTGA